Proteins from a genomic interval of Bradyrhizobium sp. CCGB01:
- the mutT gene encoding 8-oxo-dGTP diphosphatase MutT translates to MTDLKLTLVVACALVDADKRVLIAQRPAGKTLAGLWEFPGGKLEPGERPEQSLIRELHEELGITVAEPCLAPLTFASYGYETFHLLMPLYICRRWEGQVEAREGQTLAWVRANKLRDYPMPPADIPLIPHLIDLLM, encoded by the coding sequence ATGACCGATCTCAAGCTAACATTGGTGGTGGCCTGCGCGCTTGTCGACGCCGACAAGCGCGTGCTGATCGCGCAGCGCCCCGCGGGCAAGACGCTTGCGGGCCTCTGGGAATTTCCCGGCGGCAAGCTCGAGCCCGGCGAGCGGCCGGAGCAGAGCCTGATCCGCGAACTGCACGAGGAGCTCGGCATCACCGTGGCCGAGCCGTGCCTGGCGCCGCTGACGTTTGCGAGCTACGGCTACGAGACCTTTCACCTGCTGATGCCGCTCTACATCTGCCGGCGCTGGGAGGGACAGGTAGAAGCGCGCGAAGGCCAGACCCTCGCCTGGGTCCGCGCCAACAAGCTGCGCGACTATCCGATGCCGCCCGCGGACATTCCGCTGATCCCGCATTTGATTGATTTGCTGATGTGA
- a CDS encoding ComF family protein, producing MEADAAPTRSTAAPLRAAWTAGRTVLSRAARLALDIALPTLCVSCREPVDGEGVCAACWTRLSFIERPYCPRLGIPFVYDPGPDMLSMEAIASPPAYQRARAAVRYDDVARTLVHALKYQDRTDLAPAMGRWMARAGGELLAGADMLVPVPLHWRRAWRRRYNQSGALARIIARQSGVTVKAEVLRRVRATEQQIGLSRAQRATNVQGAFQVSPDRQVEIQGRRIILIDDVLTSGATLDACARALLRAKAAQVDVLVFARVVESGPRPI from the coding sequence ATGGAAGCAGACGCCGCCCCCACCCGCTCCACCGCCGCGCCGCTGCGGGCCGCATGGACGGCCGGCCGCACCGTGCTGTCGCGCGCGGCAAGGCTCGCGCTCGACATTGCGCTGCCGACGCTGTGCGTGTCGTGCCGCGAGCCGGTGGATGGCGAGGGCGTTTGCGCGGCCTGCTGGACGCGGTTGTCGTTCATCGAACGGCCCTATTGCCCGCGGCTTGGCATCCCCTTCGTATACGACCCCGGCCCCGACATGCTGTCGATGGAGGCGATCGCGAGCCCCCCGGCTTACCAGCGGGCGCGCGCGGCGGTGCGCTATGACGACGTCGCGCGCACGCTGGTCCATGCGCTGAAATACCAGGACCGCACGGATCTGGCGCCGGCCATGGGCCGCTGGATGGCGCGCGCGGGCGGCGAACTGCTCGCCGGGGCCGATATGCTGGTGCCCGTGCCCCTGCATTGGCGCAGGGCCTGGCGCCGCCGCTACAACCAGTCGGGAGCGCTGGCGCGCATCATCGCACGGCAGAGCGGGGTGACGGTGAAGGCTGAGGTGCTGCGCCGGGTACGCGCCACCGAGCAGCAGATCGGCCTGTCGCGGGCCCAGCGGGCCACCAATGTGCAGGGGGCGTTCCAGGTATCCCCCGACCGTCAGGTCGAAATCCAGGGCCGCCGGATCATCCTGATCGACGACGTCCTGACCTCGGGCGCGACGCTGGACGCCTGCGCGCGGGCCCTGCTCCGTGCCAAGGCGGCCCAGGTCGACGTGCTGGTCTTCGCCCGGGTTGTCGAGAGCGGCCCCCGTCCCATATAG
- a CDS encoding carbon-nitrogen hydrolase family protein, translated as MSENRTFTAAMVQMRTGLMPEPSLAQATRLIRQAAANGADYVQTPEVSNMMQLNRKALFEHLQREEDDTSLKAYRALAAELGIHIHVGSLALRFSEEKAVNRSFLIGPEGNVLASYDKIHMFDIELPDGESYRESANYQPGETAVISDLPWGRVGLTICYDVRFPALYRALAESGASFITVPSAFTRKTGEAHWHILLRSRAIETGCFIFAAAQAGLHENKRETFGHSLIIDPWGEILAEGDVEPGIIMAKIDPAKVETARRAIPSLQHGRRFGVADPKAGPDHLHLVRGSA; from the coding sequence ATGAGCGAGAACCGCACTTTCACCGCCGCCATGGTGCAGATGCGCACCGGCCTGATGCCCGAGCCGAGCCTCGCGCAGGCCACCAGGTTGATCCGGCAGGCCGCGGCCAACGGCGCCGACTACGTGCAGACGCCCGAAGTCAGCAACATGATGCAGCTCAACCGCAAGGCGCTGTTCGAGCACCTCCAGCGCGAAGAGGACGACACCTCGCTGAAGGCATACCGGGCGCTCGCGGCAGAACTCGGGATTCACATCCATGTCGGCTCGCTGGCGCTACGCTTCTCGGAGGAGAAGGCGGTCAACCGTTCTTTCCTGATCGGGCCCGAGGGCAATGTGCTCGCGAGCTACGACAAGATCCACATGTTCGACATCGAGCTGCCGGACGGCGAGAGCTATCGCGAATCCGCCAATTACCAGCCGGGCGAGACCGCGGTGATCTCCGACCTGCCCTGGGGCCGCGTCGGGCTGACGATCTGCTACGACGTGCGCTTCCCGGCGCTCTACCGTGCGCTGGCCGAAAGCGGCGCATCCTTCATCACGGTGCCGTCGGCCTTCACCCGCAAGACCGGTGAGGCACATTGGCACATCCTTCTGCGTTCGCGCGCGATCGAGACCGGCTGCTTCATCTTCGCCGCCGCGCAGGCCGGCCTGCACGAGAACAAGCGCGAGACGTTTGGCCACTCGCTGATCATCGACCCCTGGGGCGAGATCCTCGCCGAAGGCGATGTCGAGCCCGGCATCATCATGGCCAAAATCGATCCGGCCAAGGTCGAGACCGCCCGCCGCGCGATCCCATCGCTCCAGCACGGCCGCCGCTTCGGCGTCGCCGATCCCAAGGCCGGGCCGGACCATCTGCATCTCGTGCGGGGATCGGCATGA
- a CDS encoding substrate-binding domain-containing protein, translating to MRTTVNFPAHGGPALPPFMLLRNLSSSAADADGALSPGDHAFLRRRGANKLRIGGFICCTGSPGVWGPCATNSAQLAVAEINKRGGILGREIELSIYDAGGPLDEVLNRAEQAIAFDELDLIVGLHTSAIRVGLRDVTTRHRIPYIYTPVYEGGERTPGVMAIGETPRWQSRPSIHWLADVKKASRWYLIGSDYVWPWQSHRAVKNYIRETGGHVVGEEFVPLGEDNHEPHLARIRAARPDVVLISLIGTDSITFNRAFGECGLGATTLRLAGAMDETVLLGIGADNSENMFCASGYFSWIGSRANDDFQIRYRAMFGPNAPPIGSLGQSSYEGLRFLEAVAKKAGSLAMAPMLAAGRNIVYGGARGPVVVRNGHARMQMYLAEADGLDFKLIKPV from the coding sequence GTGCGCACGACGGTGAACTTCCCGGCTCACGGCGGCCCGGCGTTGCCGCCGTTCATGCTGCTCAGGAATCTGTCGTCATCGGCGGCTGATGCCGATGGAGCGTTGTCGCCGGGCGATCACGCCTTCCTGAGGCGGCGCGGCGCCAACAAGCTGCGCATCGGCGGATTCATCTGCTGCACCGGATCGCCGGGGGTCTGGGGCCCCTGCGCGACGAACAGCGCGCAGCTCGCGGTCGCCGAGATCAACAAGCGGGGCGGCATCCTTGGCCGCGAGATCGAGCTTTCGATCTACGACGCCGGCGGACCGCTCGACGAGGTCCTGAACCGCGCCGAGCAGGCGATCGCTTTCGACGAGCTCGATCTCATCGTCGGGCTGCACACCAGCGCGATCCGCGTCGGCTTGCGCGACGTCACCACGCGCCACCGCATTCCCTACATCTACACGCCCGTCTACGAGGGCGGCGAGCGCACGCCCGGCGTGATGGCGATCGGCGAGACGCCGCGCTGGCAGAGCCGGCCGTCGATCCACTGGCTTGCCGACGTCAAGAAGGCGTCGCGCTGGTACCTGATCGGCAGCGACTATGTCTGGCCCTGGCAATCGCACCGCGCCGTGAAGAACTACATCAGGGAAACCGGCGGCCATGTCGTCGGCGAAGAGTTCGTTCCCCTCGGCGAGGACAATCACGAGCCGCATCTGGCGCGCATCCGTGCCGCGAGGCCCGACGTCGTGCTGATCTCGCTGATCGGCACCGACAGCATCACCTTCAACCGTGCTTTCGGTGAATGCGGCCTCGGCGCCACGACGTTGCGGCTGGCCGGCGCCATGGACGAGACCGTGCTGCTCGGCATTGGCGCCGACAACAGCGAGAACATGTTCTGCGCGTCCGGCTATTTCTCCTGGATCGGCTCGCGGGCCAATGACGACTTCCAGATCCGCTATCGCGCGATGTTCGGGCCGAACGCCCCGCCGATCGGCTCACTCGGCCAGTCCAGCTATGAAGGCCTGCGTTTCCTCGAAGCCGTGGCGAAAAAGGCCGGTTCGCTGGCGATGGCGCCGATGCTCGCGGCGGGCCGCAACATCGTTTACGGCGGCGCGCGCGGCCCGGTCGTCGTTCGCAACGGTCACGCCCGGATGCAGATGTATCTCGCCGAGGCCGACGGCCTCGACTTCAAGCTGATCAAGCCGGTCTGA
- the secA gene encoding preprotein translocase subunit SecA, whose protein sequence is MIGALARKFFGSANDRRVKGYQSRVNAINALEPEVSKLSDEALKARTAEFKKQLAEGKTLDDLLVPAFATVREAAKRTLGQRHFDVQLIGGIVLHEGDIAEMKTGEGKTLVATLAVYLNALAGKGVHVVTVNDYLARRDSGWMGQIYGFLGMTTGVIVHGLDDAERKAAYACDITYGTNNEYGFDYLRDNMKYRLEDMVQRPHFYAIVDEVDSILIDEARTPLIISGPLDDRSEFYNTIDGFLPKLDKTDYEVDEKQRTVTLTEGGMEKIETLLRDAGQLKGESLYDVENVSVVHHINQALRAHTLFTRDKDYIVRDDEVVIIDEFTGRMMAGRRYSEGLHQALEAKEHVQVQPENQTLASITFQNYFRMYEKLAGMTGTALTEADELFDIYKLEVVEIPTNLSVARLDEDDEVYRTQNEKYAAILAEIERANARLQPVLVGTASIEKSEVIAEYLKKHGYRQIDFGNENSMQKLYAAARAGKPAKLFAVLNARFHEQEAYIVAEAGVPGAITIATNMAGRGTDIKLGGSLEMRIQQETAGIEDEAEKAKKIEQIKADIEHFRDIVLKAEEEVEIEPAKGSKPAKTVKKPGGLYIMGSERHESRRIDNQLRGRSGRQGDPGRSKFFLSLEDDLMRIFGSDRLDSMLQRLGLKEGEAIIHPWINKALEKAQQKVEARNFDIRKNLLKFDNVQNDQRKVIFDQRVDLMKDESVAETISDMRHAFIDDLVAKHVPEHAYAEQWDVAGLKDELKRVLDLDLPVDDWAKEEGIADEELLTRIETKADEHMAAKVAQWGPDVMRYVEKTILLQTLDHLWREHLIMLDHLRQVIGLRGYGQRDPLQEYKTEAFNLFQEMSAHLREAVTAQLMRVEIVPPEQEAPVLPQMEAHKLNPDTGEDEMALASVTLAPQATDAALRDPKNPASWGKVGRNEDCPCGSGKKYKHCHGRYG, encoded by the coding sequence ATGATCGGCGCGCTCGCCCGCAAGTTTTTCGGCTCCGCCAACGACCGGCGGGTGAAGGGATATCAGTCCCGCGTCAACGCGATCAACGCGCTGGAGCCGGAGGTCTCGAAACTCTCCGACGAGGCGCTGAAGGCCCGCACCGCCGAGTTCAAGAAACAGCTCGCCGAAGGCAAGACGCTCGACGACCTGCTGGTGCCCGCCTTCGCCACCGTGCGCGAGGCCGCCAAGCGGACGCTCGGCCAGCGCCACTTCGACGTCCAGCTGATCGGCGGCATCGTGCTGCACGAGGGCGACATCGCCGAGATGAAGACCGGCGAAGGCAAGACGCTGGTCGCAACGCTCGCGGTGTACCTGAACGCGCTCGCCGGCAAGGGCGTCCACGTCGTCACCGTCAACGACTACCTCGCCCGCCGCGACTCCGGCTGGATGGGCCAGATCTACGGCTTCCTCGGCATGACCACGGGCGTGATCGTCCATGGCCTGGACGATGCCGAGCGCAAGGCCGCCTATGCCTGCGACATCACCTACGGCACTAACAACGAATACGGCTTCGACTATCTGCGCGACAACATGAAGTACCGGCTCGAGGACATGGTCCAGCGGCCGCACTTCTACGCCATCGTCGACGAGGTCGATTCCATCCTGATCGACGAAGCGCGCACGCCGCTGATCATCTCCGGCCCGCTCGACGACCGTTCGGAATTCTACAACACCATCGACGGCTTCCTGCCCAAGCTCGACAAGACCGATTACGAGGTCGACGAGAAGCAGCGTACGGTGACGCTGACCGAAGGCGGCATGGAGAAGATCGAGACGTTGCTGCGCGACGCCGGCCAGCTCAAGGGCGAGTCGCTCTACGACGTCGAGAACGTCTCCGTCGTGCACCACATCAACCAGGCGCTGCGCGCCCACACGCTGTTCACGCGCGACAAGGACTACATCGTCCGCGACGACGAGGTCGTCATCATCGACGAGTTCACCGGACGCATGATGGCCGGCCGGCGCTATTCGGAAGGCCTGCACCAGGCGCTGGAAGCCAAGGAGCATGTCCAGGTCCAGCCGGAAAACCAGACTCTGGCCTCGATCACCTTCCAGAACTATTTCCGGATGTACGAAAAGCTCGCCGGCATGACCGGTACGGCGCTGACCGAAGCCGACGAATTGTTCGACATCTACAAGCTCGAGGTCGTGGAAATCCCGACCAACCTGTCGGTCGCCCGCCTCGACGAGGACGACGAGGTCTATCGTACCCAGAACGAGAAATACGCCGCGATCCTGGCCGAGATCGAGCGCGCCAATGCGCGCCTGCAGCCGGTGCTGGTCGGTACCGCATCGATCGAGAAGTCGGAAGTGATCGCCGAATACCTGAAGAAGCACGGCTACCGGCAGATCGATTTCGGCAACGAAAATTCGATGCAGAAGCTCTACGCCGCCGCCCGCGCCGGCAAGCCGGCCAAGCTGTTCGCGGTGCTGAACGCGCGCTTCCACGAGCAGGAAGCCTATATCGTCGCCGAAGCCGGCGTGCCCGGCGCGATCACGATCGCGACCAACATGGCCGGCCGCGGCACCGACATCAAGCTCGGCGGCTCGCTCGAGATGCGCATCCAGCAGGAGACCGCGGGCATCGAGGACGAGGCCGAGAAGGCGAAGAAGATCGAGCAGATCAAGGCCGACATCGAGCACTTCCGCGACATCGTGCTGAAGGCCGAGGAAGAGGTCGAGATCGAGCCGGCCAAGGGCAGCAAGCCCGCCAAGACCGTGAAGAAGCCCGGCGGCCTCTACATCATGGGCTCCGAGCGCCACGAATCCCGCCGCATCGACAACCAGCTGCGCGGCCGCTCCGGCCGTCAGGGTGACCCCGGCCGCTCGAAGTTCTTCCTGTCGCTGGAAGACGATCTGATGCGCATCTTCGGCTCGGATCGCCTCGACAGCATGCTGCAGCGTCTCGGCCTGAAGGAAGGCGAGGCGATCATCCATCCCTGGATCAACAAGGCGCTCGAGAAGGCGCAGCAGAAGGTCGAGGCGCGCAACTTCGACATCCGCAAGAACCTGCTCAAGTTCGACAACGTCCAGAACGACCAGCGCAAGGTGATCTTCGACCAGCGCGTCGATTTGATGAAGGACGAGAGCGTCGCCGAGACGATCTCCGACATGCGCCACGCCTTCATCGACGACCTCGTCGCCAAGCACGTGCCCGAGCATGCCTATGCCGAGCAGTGGGACGTCGCCGGCCTGAAGGACGAGCTGAAGCGCGTGCTCGATCTCGACCTGCCGGTCGACGACTGGGCGAAGGAAGAGGGCATCGCCGACGAGGAGCTGCTCACCCGCATCGAGACCAAGGCCGACGAGCACATGGCCGCCAAGGTCGCGCAGTGGGGTCCCGACGTGATGCGTTACGTCGAGAAGACCATTTTGCTGCAGACGCTCGACCATCTCTGGCGCGAGCACCTGATCATGCTCGACCATCTGCGTCAGGTCATCGGCCTGCGCGGCTACGGCCAGCGCGATCCCTTGCAGGAGTACAAGACCGAAGCCTTCAATCTCTTCCAGGAGATGAGCGCCCACTTGCGCGAGGCCGTCACGGCGCAGCTGATGCGCGTCGAGATCGTCCCGCCGGAGCAGGAAGCTCCTGTCCTGCCGCAGATGGAAGCGCATAAGCTCAACCCGGACACCGGCGAGGACGAAATGGCCCTCGCCAGCGTGACGCTGGCCCCGCAGGCCACCGACGCTGCGCTGCGCGATCCCAAGAACCCGGCAAGCTGGGGCAAGGTCGGCCGCAACGAGGATTGCCCGTGTGGCAGCGGCAAGAAGTACAAGCACTGCCACGGGCGGTACGGCTAG
- a CDS encoding methyltransferase domain-containing protein, whose product MAQPPQTPPALFDRALLHVRQRRARTQGEVTFLLDRVAEDMSDRLGAVMREFHAPADLWTPGEGLAGLRTRLPSIQRIALDAAGVETLPFAPESLDLVVSALALQFVNDLPGVLAQIRRALKPDGLLLAAMIGGDSLTELRQAFAAAEAECEGGVSPRVAPFADLRDIGALLQRAGFALPVTDVDRVVVRYANAFALMQDLRRMGAANVLIERRRAPSRRATLLRMAEIYAERFADADGRIRATFDIVWLSGWAPHASQQQPLKPGSAKASLAEAVKKAGET is encoded by the coding sequence ATGGCCCAGCCCCCGCAAACCCCGCCTGCTCTGTTCGATCGCGCGCTTCTGCATGTGCGGCAGCGGCGCGCGCGGACGCAGGGCGAGGTGACATTCCTGCTCGATCGCGTCGCCGAGGACATGTCCGACCGGCTAGGTGCCGTGATGCGCGAGTTTCACGCGCCGGCCGATCTCTGGACGCCCGGTGAAGGGCTCGCCGGACTGCGTACCCGGCTTCCCTCCATCCAACGGATCGCGCTCGATGCGGCGGGCGTCGAGACGCTACCCTTCGCACCGGAAAGCCTCGACCTCGTCGTCTCGGCACTGGCGCTGCAATTCGTCAACGACCTGCCGGGCGTGCTCGCGCAAATCCGCCGCGCGTTGAAGCCGGATGGCCTGCTGCTCGCCGCAATGATCGGTGGCGACAGCCTGACCGAGCTGCGCCAGGCGTTTGCGGCCGCCGAGGCCGAATGCGAGGGCGGCGTGTCGCCGCGCGTGGCGCCGTTCGCGGATTTGCGCGACATCGGCGCGCTGTTGCAGCGGGCCGGCTTCGCGCTGCCGGTCACCGACGTTGACCGCGTCGTGGTGCGCTACGCCAATGCGTTCGCGCTGATGCAGGATCTTCGCCGCATGGGCGCGGCCAATGTGCTGATCGAGCGGCGCCGCGCGCCGAGCCGTCGCGCAACGCTGCTGCGCATGGCGGAAATCTACGCCGAGCGCTTTGCCGATGCCGACGGCCGCATCCGTGCGACGTTCGACATCGTCTGGCTCTCCGGCTGGGCGCCGCATGCGAGCCAGCAGCAGCCGCTCAAGCCGGGGTCGGCGAAAGCAAGCCTTGCGGAGGCGGTGAAGAAGGCGGGAGAGACGTAG
- a CDS encoding MarR family transcriptional regulator has product MAKPNSPITEHLAYLLAQANREINRQLELRLSKEGVPVEQWRILKVLSDGSGHSMGELADAVLLNHPTLTKMIDRMVSDTLVYRVQDPNDRRKVLMFISDRGKVLCKKLNSLAVDQEEHILESYGDKSTSELKRLLESLIDSSN; this is encoded by the coding sequence GTGGCAAAACCGAACTCTCCGATCACCGAACACCTCGCCTACCTGCTCGCGCAAGCAAACCGGGAGATCAACCGGCAGCTCGAACTACGGTTGAGCAAGGAGGGCGTGCCCGTCGAGCAATGGCGCATCCTCAAGGTTCTCTCCGATGGCAGCGGCCATTCGATGGGCGAACTCGCGGACGCCGTGCTGCTCAACCATCCGACGCTGACCAAGATGATCGACCGCATGGTCTCCGACACGCTGGTCTATCGCGTGCAGGACCCGAACGACCGCCGCAAGGTGCTGATGTTCATCTCCGACCGCGGCAAGGTGCTGTGCAAGAAGCTCAACTCGCTCGCGGTGGACCAGGAGGAGCACATCCTGGAGAGCTACGGCGACAAGTCGACGAGCGAATTGAAGCGGCTCTTGGAGAGCCTGATCGACAGCTCGAATTGA
- the argJ gene encoding bifunctional glutamate N-acetyltransferase/amino-acid acetyltransferase ArgJ, with protein MSSSVSPLAPKTVPDMPVIAGVRLATAEAGIRYKNRTDVLLAVMDKGTAVAGVFTKSKCPSAPVEWCRAKLKGGKARALVVNSGNANAFTGKTGRASTALTAKIAAKAVGCSEGEIFLASTGVIGEPLDATKFDGVLGRLAETAEAGDYLAAAKAIMTTDTFPKVATATVKLGKAKVTINGMAKGAGMIAPDMATMLSFIFTDAPIAPAALQALLKAGVEDTFNAVTIDGDTSTSDTLLAFATGAAAEHGAPKISRASDPRLKAFVKAFNQVLANLSEQVARDGEGARKLVEITVEGAKTKASARKIAMSIANSPLVKTAIAGEDANWGRVVMAVGKAGEPADRDKLSISFNGIRVAKSGARDPSYDEAQVSEAMKAPEIAIKVSLGLGKGRDRVLTCDLTKEYVAINGDYRS; from the coding sequence ATGTCCTCCTCCGTCTCCCCGCTCGCCCCCAAAACCGTTCCCGACATGCCCGTGATCGCGGGCGTCCGTCTCGCGACGGCCGAAGCCGGCATCCGCTACAAGAACCGCACCGACGTGCTGCTGGCGGTGATGGATAAGGGCACCGCGGTCGCGGGCGTCTTCACCAAGTCGAAATGCCCGTCCGCGCCGGTGGAATGGTGCCGCGCCAAGTTGAAGGGCGGCAAGGCGCGCGCACTGGTGGTGAATTCCGGCAACGCCAATGCCTTCACCGGCAAGACCGGGCGTGCCTCCACCGCGCTGACCGCGAAGATCGCGGCCAAGGCGGTCGGCTGCAGCGAGGGCGAAATCTTCCTGGCCTCCACCGGCGTGATCGGCGAGCCGCTGGACGCGACCAAGTTCGACGGTGTGCTCGGACGTCTCGCGGAAACTGCCGAGGCCGGCGACTATCTGGCGGCCGCCAAGGCGATCATGACCACCGACACCTTCCCGAAGGTCGCGACCGCGACCGTGAAGCTCGGCAAGGCCAAGGTCACCATCAACGGCATGGCCAAGGGCGCCGGCATGATCGCCCCCGATATGGCGACTATGCTGTCCTTCATCTTCACCGACGCCCCGATCGCACCGGCCGCGCTGCAGGCGTTGCTCAAGGCCGGCGTCGAGGACACCTTTAACGCGGTGACGATCGACGGCGACACCTCGACCTCGGACACGCTGCTGGCCTTCGCCACCGGCGCTGCCGCCGAGCATGGCGCGCCAAAGATCAGCCGCGCCAGCGACCCGCGCCTCAAGGCCTTCGTCAAGGCGTTCAACCAGGTGCTCGCCAATCTGTCCGAGCAGGTCGCCCGCGACGGCGAGGGCGCGCGCAAGCTGGTCGAGATCACGGTCGAGGGCGCCAAGACCAAGGCCTCGGCACGCAAGATCGCGATGTCGATCGCCAACTCGCCGCTGGTGAAGACCGCGATCGCCGGCGAGGACGCCAATTGGGGCCGCGTGGTGATGGCGGTCGGCAAGGCCGGCGAGCCGGCCGATCGCGACAAGCTCTCGATCTCCTTCAACGGCATCCGCGTCGCCAAGAGCGGCGCACGCGATCCGTCCTATGACGAAGCGCAGGTGTCGGAGGCGATGAAGGCCCCGGAAATCGCGATCAAGGTCTCGCTCGGCCTCGGCAAGGGCCGCGACCGCGTGCTGACCTGCGACCTCACCAAGGAGTATGTCGCGATCAACGGGGATTACCGGTCGTAA
- the grxC gene encoding glutaredoxin 3, with protein MTAAVEIYTRPGCGYCSAARSLLTRKKATFTEFDITKDPSWRQEMYDRAGEGSTFPQIWIGGTHIGGCDDLYALDREGKLDGMLDNVKAVS; from the coding sequence ATGACCGCTGCTGTCGAGATCTACACCAGGCCGGGCTGCGGCTATTGTTCCGCCGCCCGGTCGCTGCTGACCCGCAAGAAGGCGACCTTCACGGAGTTCGACATCACCAAGGATCCGTCCTGGCGCCAGGAGATGTACGACCGCGCCGGCGAGGGCTCGACCTTCCCGCAGATCTGGATCGGCGGAACTCACATTGGCGGCTGCGACGACCTCTACGCGCTCGACCGCGAGGGCAAGCTCGACGGCATGCTCGACAACGTAAAGGCGGTGTCATGA
- a CDS encoding DUF1178 family protein: protein MIRYALHCDRNHAFESWFQSSSAYDSQVKRKLVTCPICGSAKVDKAIMAPRIVGKKGRGRATPPPEPATTTPEAAASGPTSLMMAQEKELRAKLKELRDHIVKNADNVGERFANEARAMHYGDKEHRPIYGEASPDEAKSLIDEGIEVSPLPTLPEDRN from the coding sequence ATGATCCGCTACGCGCTCCACTGCGACCGCAACCACGCATTCGAAAGCTGGTTCCAGAGCTCGTCGGCTTACGATTCGCAGGTGAAGCGCAAGCTGGTGACCTGTCCGATCTGCGGCTCGGCCAAGGTCGACAAGGCGATCATGGCGCCGCGCATCGTCGGCAAGAAGGGCCGCGGGCGTGCGACGCCACCGCCGGAGCCGGCCACGACGACGCCCGAGGCGGCTGCGTCAGGACCGACCTCGCTGATGATGGCGCAAGAGAAGGAGCTGCGCGCCAAGCTCAAGGAGCTACGCGATCACATCGTCAAAAATGCCGACAATGTCGGCGAGCGTTTTGCGAACGAAGCCCGCGCGATGCATTACGGCGACAAGGAGCACCGCCCGATCTACGGCGAGGCCTCGCCCGACGAGGCCAAGTCCCTGATCGACGAAGGCATCGAGGTGTCGCCACTGCCGACGCTGCCGGAAGACAGGAACTGA
- a CDS encoding peptidylprolyl isomerase, translating to MTTSFPVITGQRFRYASALAGSLALALTLAFAGPLRAADDPVLAKVNGAEIRKSDVAMAEEELGPSLAQMDPATKDENVLSFLIDMKIVGKAAEDKKVADSEEFKKRLAFARNRLLMDSLLAGEGKAATTPDAMKKVYEEASKQITGEQEVRARHILVETEDEAKAVKAELDKGADFAELAKKKSKDPGSADGGDLGFFTKEQMVPEFSAVAFALEPGKISDPVKSQFGWHIIKVEEKRNRKAPDFEQVKAQIEQYVTRKAQADYVAKLRAEAKVERLDQPAADAKPADAAKTDAKPADSKMAPPAKK from the coding sequence ATGACCACCTCGTTCCCGGTAATCACCGGCCAGCGTTTCCGCTATGCGTCCGCCCTGGCTGGCAGCCTCGCTCTGGCGCTGACCCTGGCGTTTGCGGGCCCGCTCCGGGCCGCTGACGATCCGGTGCTGGCGAAGGTCAATGGCGCGGAAATCAGGAAGAGCGACGTCGCCATGGCCGAGGAGGAACTCGGACCGAGCCTCGCCCAGATGGACCCGGCGACCAAGGACGAGAACGTCCTGTCGTTCCTGATCGACATGAAGATCGTCGGCAAGGCCGCCGAGGACAAGAAGGTCGCCGACAGCGAGGAGTTCAAGAAGCGCCTGGCGTTCGCCCGCAACCGCCTGCTGATGGACAGCCTGCTCGCGGGCGAGGGCAAGGCCGCCACCACCCCCGACGCCATGAAGAAGGTCTATGAGGAGGCCTCCAAGCAGATCACCGGCGAGCAGGAGGTCCGCGCCCGCCACATCCTGGTCGAGACCGAGGATGAGGCCAAGGCGGTGAAGGCCGAGCTCGACAAGGGCGCCGATTTCGCCGAGCTCGCCAAGAAGAAGTCCAAGGATCCGGGCTCGGCCGATGGCGGCGACCTCGGCTTCTTCACCAAGGAACAGATGGTGCCGGAATTCTCGGCGGTCGCCTTCGCGCTGGAGCCGGGCAAGATCTCCGACCCCGTGAAGTCGCAGTTCGGCTGGCACATCATCAAGGTCGAGGAAAAGCGCAACCGCAAGGCGCCGGACTTCGAGCAGGTCAAGGCGCAGATCGAGCAGTACGTCACCCGCAAGGCCCAGGCCGACTACGTCGCCAAGCTGCGCGCGGAGGCCAAGGTCGAGCGGCTGGACCAGCCGGCGGCGGATGCCAAGCCGGCCGACGCGGCCAAGACCGACGCCAAGCCGGCCGACAGCAAGATGGCGCCCCCTGCGAAGAAGTAA